A stretch of DNA from Terriglobales bacterium:
CGATCCCGCTCACGCGGCAACTGGCGGTCTGGCGGAAGTTCCGCTGGAAAGACATTCCGCGGGTGCTATCGCAGTCGCGGCATGTGCTCAATCGCGCTCGGCATGCGTACGAGGACTATGGGACGACGGCCGCCACGAGGACGTGACCTATGTCATCTGAAAACGTTTCGCTGAAGACCATTGAGGAGTTCCTTGCGCAGAAGCGGATCGCGATCGTCGGCATCGCGCGAGATGCAAAGAGTTTTAGCGCGATGCTGGCGCAGGAGTTCGACCGCCGCGGGTATGACGTGGTGCCGGTGAACCCCCACACGGCGGAAGCGCTCGGCCGGCGCTGCTTCGCCCGCGTGCAGGATATCGAGCCAGCGGTCGATGCCGCCTT
This window harbors:
- a CDS encoding CoA-binding protein; amino-acid sequence: MSSENVSLKTIEEFLAQKRIAIVGIARDAKSFSAMLAQEFDRRGYDVVPVNPHTAEALGRRCFARVQDIEPAVDAALLMTSPELTDAVVRDCVAAGIRRVWMYRGVGQGAVSEEAVRFCRERGIEVVA